In Pantoea cypripedii, the following proteins share a genomic window:
- a CDS encoding PilN domain-containing protein, with protein sequence MLTVNLLPWRVQQWQRQRQRSLMILVSAPGIALLVVLSGVWQGYHTAQQQRAEQQAISLRLSALEQHIHARQALMHQRDFLVQAQHRQQTRRLQHQAWQQFWQRLPQLMPETLWLSRIERRQGQLLLEGLASGMAAVSDFRSQLATLPLFPVIRQGNVQRQPDGHYRFTLRAQVQEVSGE encoded by the coding sequence ATGTTGACGGTAAACCTGCTCCCCTGGCGCGTCCAGCAGTGGCAACGTCAGCGTCAGCGGAGTCTGATGATACTGGTGAGCGCACCGGGTATCGCTCTGCTGGTGGTGCTGTCAGGCGTCTGGCAGGGGTATCACACAGCGCAGCAACAGCGTGCTGAGCAACAGGCGATTTCTCTGCGGCTTAGCGCGCTGGAACAACATATTCATGCCCGTCAGGCATTAATGCATCAGCGCGATTTCCTGGTGCAGGCGCAACACAGGCAACAGACCCGACGGTTGCAGCACCAGGCCTGGCAACAGTTCTGGCAGCGATTACCGCAACTGATGCCGGAAACACTCTGGCTCAGCCGTATTGAACGCAGGCAAGGGCAATTATTACTGGAAGGGCTGGCATCCGGGATGGCCGCGGTAAGTGATTTTCGCTCTCAACTGGCAACCTTGCCGCTATTTCCGGTGATTCGTCAGGGAAATGTGCAACGCCAGCCAGATGGACACTATCGTTTCACCCTGCGCGCCCAGGTCCAGGAGGTGAGCGGTGAATGA
- a CDS encoding HofP DNA utilization family protein, which produces MRSSIVLLLILYSAFALARDPFQPVAPAICHTVVTSVEGWRLQGIVGTPQRYVAWLRSPQGKSIRLTEQMFLPFSSWRVQQVTSRTLRLTADQSCSSQQITLQIKGGFYATDEGMDTVAAVADRATARH; this is translated from the coding sequence ATGCGCAGTAGCATTGTCCTGCTGTTGATACTGTACAGCGCCTTCGCGCTGGCGCGTGATCCTTTCCAGCCGGTTGCGCCTGCCATTTGTCATACCGTTGTTACCTCTGTTGAAGGATGGCGGTTGCAGGGCATCGTCGGCACTCCCCAGCGTTATGTTGCCTGGCTGCGCTCGCCACAGGGCAAAAGTATCAGGCTGACTGAGCAGATGTTTTTACCTTTTTCGAGCTGGCGCGTGCAGCAGGTAACGTCACGAACACTGCGCCTGACTGCGGACCAGAGCTGTTCATCGCAGCAGATCACCCTACAAATAAAAGGAGGTTTTTATGCCACGGATGAAGGCATGGATACTGTTGCTGCTGTGGCTGACCGCGCCACTGCACGCCACTGA
- the hofQ gene encoding DNA uptake porin HofQ, whose product MKAWILLLLWLTAPLHATEQRLSLVFDDAPVERILQALADYQQTNLLIAPGVEGRLSLRLEDVDWQRALTLVSRLARLSVVHEEGVLLVYPESWQQWQTQKAQAEREEQQQQIALAQQTVTFHYANAGDIWRSLQAERSLLTPRGSATVDNRTNSLLLRDTPQALKEATRWLSALDLPLEQVELSAHIVTISEEHLRELGVNWGMSPAEDVMQALRNPQLEIPLAVSNPAFRMGVTLGQVGGELLNLELSALEQESQIEIIASPRLFTSHQQTATIKQGTEIPYEVKSGNSGATAIEFKEAVLGMEVTPVVLGNGRIQLKLRLSQNMPGRTINTGEHQALSIDKQEIDTQVTLRDGETLALGGIFQQQRSQGEHRVPWLGELPLLGNLFRHQTDEHKKKELVIFITPRLVREAALTSG is encoded by the coding sequence ATGAAGGCATGGATACTGTTGCTGCTGTGGCTGACCGCGCCACTGCACGCCACTGAGCAGCGGTTAAGTCTGGTGTTTGACGATGCGCCGGTTGAGCGTATTTTGCAGGCGCTGGCGGATTATCAGCAAACTAACCTGTTGATTGCGCCTGGCGTTGAAGGGCGGCTCTCGCTACGGCTGGAAGATGTTGACTGGCAGCGGGCGCTGACGCTGGTATCCCGGCTGGCACGACTGAGTGTGGTGCACGAAGAGGGGGTATTGCTGGTTTATCCGGAAAGCTGGCAACAATGGCAGACGCAAAAAGCCCAGGCGGAACGCGAAGAACAGCAGCAGCAAATCGCGCTGGCACAACAAACCGTGACCTTTCATTACGCCAATGCTGGCGATATCTGGCGCAGTTTGCAGGCAGAACGCTCGCTGCTGACACCGCGCGGCAGCGCCACGGTGGATAACCGCACCAACAGCCTGTTGCTGCGGGATACGCCCCAGGCATTAAAAGAAGCGACTCGCTGGCTCAGTGCGCTGGATTTGCCGCTGGAGCAGGTCGAGCTGTCGGCTCATATCGTGACCATCAGCGAGGAGCATTTGCGCGAATTGGGGGTCAATTGGGGGATGTCACCCGCAGAAGACGTGATGCAGGCCCTGCGCAATCCACAACTGGAGATTCCGCTGGCGGTGAGCAATCCTGCCTTTCGCATGGGCGTGACACTCGGACAGGTGGGGGGAGAATTGCTCAACCTTGAGCTAAGCGCACTGGAACAGGAAAGCCAGATTGAAATCATCGCCAGTCCACGGCTTTTTACCTCGCATCAGCAAACCGCCACCATTAAACAGGGAACGGAAATCCCCTATGAGGTGAAATCCGGTAATAGCGGCGCGACGGCGATTGAATTTAAAGAAGCGGTGCTGGGGATGGAAGTGACGCCAGTGGTACTGGGAAACGGACGCATTCAGTTAAAACTGCGACTGAGCCAGAACATGCCGGGTCGCACCATTAACACCGGTGAGCATCAGGCGTTAAGTATCGATAAGCAGGAAATCGACACGCAGGTAACGCTGCGCGATGGCGAAACGTTAGCGCTGGGCGGCATTTTCCAGCAGCAGCGTTCGCAGGGAGAGCATCGGGTGCCCTGGCTGGGGGAATTACCGCTGTTGGGAAATCTGTTTCGCCATCAAACGGATGAGCATAAAAAAAAGGAACTGGTGATTTTCATCACACCCAGACTGGTCAGGGAAGCAGCGCTTACGTCAGGATAA